The following coding sequences are from one Leptospira mayottensis 200901116 window:
- a CDS encoding efflux RND transporter permease subunit, producing the protein MIDKLIRASIKNRALVLVLTFMITLVGIYNAYYLSIDAIPDVTNVQVSAVTSSPALSPLEVEQFITYPIEMEFTGLPNVTEIRSISRAGVSSVTVVFKDGTDIYFARQLVNERIKQAEAIIPPGYGRPELSPIATGLGDIYEFVLTSDRHSPEELRTYMDWELSREVKSVEGIIDVNIIGGQVRQYQVKIDPKRLAVHNLTLSQIYRKLESANQNTGGGYISKNSEQIVIRGESQYKSIEDIKNTAVTTAGDGIPLLLGQIAEVEIGPALRFGLVTKDSKGEVVGATAMMLMGQNSLEVVKKVKVRIQEIKERLPPGMRIETFYDRSEFIGRTLGTIFTNLAEAAALVVVVLILALGTVKGALLVSLAIPIPMLVATIFMNAFGIVGNLMSLGALDFGLLVDGTIVMLESILHGFILKRSFYEMQTKLGDRELAAEEIITDACVRVGRAATFSVAIILLVYLPLMSLEGVEGRMFKPMAITVALALGAALLFSLTTFPAAASIIFKNPVFFHSKYWDIITEKYKLLLDFGMSRKKEFCYAGVGVVVFALLLASTLGSEFLPRIDEGEIAIDIKRLPSTSLNYSRDTNSDMEAVLKKFPEALGVVSRMGRGESAAEPVGTDEGESMIKLKPRKEWTTAEDREELMTKMKDEILKFIPSSTISLSQPIENRVNALLSGSKADVVIKIYGDDLVKLKDIAGQFANKLKSVPGVADLRVQRVLGLPIVEIKVDRENMARYGVQAEEILATVEALRLGRQTGKVFEGFKRFDLVVRLKIDATDLEQVENIPVFTSSGSTVPLGQVAEIKLVEGPAAIYRESLKRRIMVETNIRGRDLVGFVNEAQKVTGEIEKNLPPGYRTDWGGQFENFTRAKERLALVVPIALAIIFFMLIAAFGSIYYALGVFIVVPLAVSGGIIGLVIRGLPFSIPAGVGFIAVSGIAVLNGVVYASTLREELEKGASITNAVYLAGIHSLRPVMTTEIIAAVGFIPMAISTMAGAEVQRPLATVVIFGVIVATVFSRVLLPIVMEYLLNLYESQERRKSAKRRLLEKRTFGSQGHSFAHDNSEWLEVHSEAQEIVTEKEASEGDFKRKTRKPSKKTKKSFR; encoded by the coding sequence ATGATTGATAAACTGATCCGAGCTTCGATTAAAAACAGAGCCTTGGTTCTGGTTTTGACATTCATGATTACCCTTGTGGGAATTTACAATGCGTACTATCTTTCGATCGACGCAATTCCGGACGTGACCAACGTTCAGGTTTCCGCGGTCACTTCCTCTCCCGCTCTTTCTCCTCTCGAAGTGGAACAGTTCATTACATATCCGATCGAGATGGAATTTACCGGTCTTCCCAATGTCACTGAAATCCGTTCCATCTCCAGAGCTGGGGTAAGTTCGGTGACAGTCGTTTTCAAAGACGGTACGGATATCTACTTTGCGAGACAACTCGTAAATGAGAGAATCAAACAAGCCGAGGCGATCATTCCTCCGGGCTACGGAAGACCCGAACTCTCTCCGATCGCGACTGGTCTAGGCGATATTTACGAATTCGTTCTCACATCGGATCGGCATTCTCCAGAAGAATTGAGAACCTATATGGATTGGGAACTTTCCCGCGAAGTTAAGTCCGTGGAAGGGATCATCGACGTGAACATCATCGGCGGTCAGGTTCGTCAGTATCAGGTTAAGATTGATCCGAAAAGACTCGCGGTTCATAATCTCACTCTTTCTCAAATTTACAGAAAACTGGAATCCGCGAATCAAAACACGGGGGGCGGTTACATCTCCAAGAACTCGGAACAGATCGTGATCCGAGGCGAAAGTCAGTACAAATCCATCGAAGATATAAAAAATACGGCGGTTACGACCGCTGGCGATGGAATTCCACTTTTGTTGGGCCAGATCGCGGAAGTGGAAATCGGCCCAGCTCTTCGTTTTGGTCTCGTGACCAAGGATTCCAAAGGAGAAGTGGTCGGTGCTACTGCCATGATGCTCATGGGTCAGAACTCCCTTGAAGTCGTAAAAAAGGTCAAAGTAAGAATCCAAGAAATCAAGGAAAGGCTTCCTCCCGGAATGAGGATCGAAACCTTTTACGACCGTTCCGAGTTTATCGGGAGAACGTTAGGCACCATATTTACGAATCTCGCCGAAGCAGCGGCGCTCGTCGTAGTCGTATTGATCCTTGCCCTCGGAACCGTGAAAGGAGCGTTACTCGTCTCTTTGGCGATTCCGATTCCGATGCTCGTCGCCACGATTTTTATGAACGCATTCGGAATTGTGGGGAACTTAATGTCTCTCGGAGCTCTCGACTTTGGTCTTCTTGTGGACGGAACGATCGTGATGCTTGAATCGATTCTCCACGGTTTTATCTTAAAACGTTCTTTTTACGAGATGCAGACAAAATTGGGAGATAGGGAACTTGCTGCGGAGGAAATTATTACGGACGCCTGCGTTCGCGTGGGCCGTGCTGCCACGTTTTCGGTCGCGATCATTCTGCTTGTTTATCTTCCCCTGATGAGTTTGGAAGGTGTGGAAGGAAGGATGTTCAAACCGATGGCAATTACTGTAGCGCTTGCGCTCGGTGCCGCTCTTTTATTCTCCCTGACTACCTTTCCCGCTGCGGCGAGTATCATCTTTAAGAATCCGGTTTTTTTTCACAGTAAGTATTGGGACATCATCACGGAAAAATACAAACTTCTCCTCGATTTTGGAATGTCCCGCAAAAAAGAATTCTGTTATGCGGGTGTCGGCGTCGTTGTATTTGCATTGCTCTTGGCTTCTACCTTGGGTTCTGAATTTTTACCTCGAATCGACGAGGGAGAAATCGCGATCGATATCAAACGTCTTCCTTCTACCTCTCTCAATTATTCCAGGGACACGAATTCCGATATGGAAGCGGTTTTAAAAAAGTTTCCAGAAGCACTTGGAGTCGTTTCCAGAATGGGGAGAGGGGAATCTGCGGCGGAACCGGTTGGCACCGACGAGGGCGAGTCAATGATAAAGTTGAAACCTCGTAAAGAATGGACAACTGCGGAAGATAGAGAAGAGCTCATGACCAAAATGAAGGATGAGATCTTAAAATTTATTCCTTCCAGTACGATCAGCTTGTCTCAGCCGATTGAAAACAGAGTCAACGCGCTTCTTTCCGGATCGAAAGCCGATGTAGTGATCAAAATCTACGGAGATGATCTCGTAAAACTCAAGGACATCGCAGGTCAATTTGCAAATAAACTCAAAAGTGTTCCGGGAGTTGCGGATCTACGTGTTCAAAGGGTTTTAGGTCTTCCGATTGTAGAGATTAAGGTCGACCGGGAAAACATGGCGCGTTACGGAGTTCAAGCCGAAGAAATTCTTGCGACTGTGGAAGCGCTCCGATTAGGCAGACAAACCGGGAAAGTATTCGAAGGTTTTAAAAGATTCGATCTTGTGGTTCGTTTAAAAATCGACGCGACCGATTTGGAACAAGTGGAAAACATTCCCGTCTTTACTTCTTCCGGGTCCACGGTTCCTCTCGGCCAGGTTGCGGAGATCAAACTCGTGGAAGGCCCCGCTGCGATTTATAGGGAATCTCTCAAAAGAAGAATCATGGTGGAAACCAACATCCGAGGAAGGGATCTCGTGGGATTTGTCAATGAAGCTCAAAAAGTTACTGGGGAAATCGAAAAGAATCTTCCTCCGGGTTACAGAACCGATTGGGGAGGGCAGTTCGAAAACTTCACTCGAGCGAAAGAAAGGCTTGCCTTGGTCGTTCCGATTGCTCTTGCGATCATATTTTTTATGTTAATAGCAGCGTTCGGTAGTATCTACTACGCGTTAGGCGTCTTTATCGTGGTTCCTCTTGCGGTTTCAGGGGGAATCATCGGCCTTGTGATCCGAGGTCTTCCTTTTAGTATTCCCGCCGGAGTCGGATTTATTGCGGTGAGCGGGATCGCCGTTTTGAACGGAGTCGTTTATGCATCCACTCTTCGGGAAGAATTGGAAAAGGGAGCATCGATCACGAATGCGGTTTATCTCGCGGGGATTCATTCTCTTCGTCCCGTAATGACCACGGAAATTATAGCCGCGGTCGGTTTTATTCCGATGGCGATTTCTACGATGGCGGGTGCGGAAGTGCAAAGACCTCTTGCGACGGTAGTAATCTTCGGAGTCATCGTCGCCACGGTTTTTTCTCGTGTTCTTCTTCCGATCGTGATGGAATATCTTTTGAATCTATACGAAAGTCAGGAAAGAAGAAAGTCCGCAAAACGCAGACTCTTGGAAAAACGTACCTTCGGAAGCCAAGGTCATAGTTTCGCTCACGATAACAGCGAATGGTTGGAAGTTCACTCGGAGGCTCAGGAAATTGTCACGGAAAAGGAGGCTTCGGAAGGGGATTTTAAACGTAAAACTCGTAAGCCAAGTAAAAAAACAAAAAAGAGTTTTCGATGA
- the pssA gene encoding CDP-diacylglycerol--serine O-phosphatidyltransferase translates to MKLKLSWVPNTLTLGNLTMGFSAMLVASEAGSRGASELQAYTLAGFFILLAALCDGLDGMAARALNATSELGADLDSLADLTAFGIAPGYLIYQMVLCEYKIDVFGKEDLFPIGMLVAAIFPICAAYRLARFNVTHDPKSFTGLPSPVAGVTVGFFPIFLNANSAPHWITISAFVAIAILMVSNIRYSKPQVVIRSKLNPTRLFLLVAGITILLMLVGFNRWPWLIYGLIFFYIFSGIMTFLIHLIQEFRVKLD, encoded by the coding sequence ATGAAACTCAAACTCAGTTGGGTTCCGAATACTCTTACACTCGGAAATCTCACGATGGGATTCAGCGCGATGCTCGTAGCATCAGAAGCGGGATCTAGGGGTGCAAGCGAGTTGCAGGCTTATACCTTGGCGGGATTTTTTATTCTTCTTGCTGCACTCTGTGATGGGTTGGACGGAATGGCCGCGAGAGCACTAAATGCGACTTCTGAACTGGGAGCTGATCTTGATAGTCTCGCCGATTTGACTGCGTTCGGAATCGCTCCGGGTTATTTGATCTATCAGATGGTTCTCTGCGAATATAAGATCGACGTCTTCGGAAAGGAGGACCTATTTCCGATCGGAATGCTCGTCGCCGCGATCTTTCCAATTTGTGCCGCATACAGACTCGCAAGATTCAATGTAACGCACGATCCGAAATCCTTTACTGGACTTCCTTCTCCGGTTGCGGGAGTTACCGTGGGATTTTTTCCGATTTTTTTGAACGCGAATTCCGCACCTCATTGGATTACGATCTCCGCATTTGTAGCGATTGCGATATTGATGGTTTCTAACATACGTTATTCGAAACCGCAGGTCGTGATCCGATCCAAACTCAATCCTACGAGATTGTTTTTACTCGTCGCAGGGATTACCATTCTTTTGATGCTCGTGGGATTTAATCGTTGGCCTTGGCTCATTTACGGATTGATTTTCTTTTATATTTTTTCAGGAATCATGACTTTTCTAATTCATTTGATCCAGGAATTCCGGGTCAAACTAGATTAA
- the tsaD gene encoding tRNA (adenosine(37)-N6)-threonylcarbamoyltransferase complex transferase subunit TsaD encodes MIGMGIETSCDETSIGIIRDGKELLSLRIFSQIDLHKPYGGIVPEIASRAHLEKINLLLEEAMEEAKIRFEDLSYVAVTSSPGLTGSLMVGVQMARCINMVYETPILPVCHLQSHFAVLHLEGVPAEFPVLGLLLSGGNSAIYTLQEFGRMELVGDTMDDALGEAFDKVAGLLGLPYPGGPHIEAKANEYIPASNEKPILPPLLRNLPQEEVSFSFSGLKTAVMVLLEKQKEVSKEQICWNFQNSAFDLVERNLKRAVAKTGIRKVFAAGGVLANTTLQNRLQVWANKNSVELFTPKKKIYCTDNGAMVASLGYHLFRKGYRKGVDFTVNPSRQEIFS; translated from the coding sequence ATGATCGGAATGGGAATCGAAACCAGTTGTGACGAAACCTCCATCGGAATCATACGCGACGGGAAAGAATTACTCAGCCTCAGAATTTTTAGCCAGATTGATTTACACAAACCTTATGGAGGGATTGTACCGGAGATTGCGTCCCGCGCTCATTTGGAAAAGATCAATCTTCTCTTGGAAGAAGCGATGGAAGAGGCAAAGATTCGATTCGAGGATCTTTCTTACGTCGCAGTTACTTCTTCTCCCGGATTGACTGGATCCTTGATGGTCGGGGTACAGATGGCTCGTTGTATAAATATGGTTTATGAAACTCCGATTTTACCGGTTTGCCATCTACAGTCCCACTTTGCCGTGTTACACCTTGAGGGAGTTCCCGCAGAATTTCCGGTTTTAGGCTTACTACTTTCCGGGGGAAATTCCGCCATTTATACCTTACAAGAATTTGGCAGGATGGAGCTTGTTGGAGATACGATGGATGACGCTTTGGGAGAAGCGTTTGATAAGGTTGCAGGTCTTTTGGGTCTCCCTTATCCTGGTGGACCTCATATTGAGGCGAAAGCAAATGAGTACATTCCGGCCTCGAATGAAAAACCGATTCTTCCTCCTTTATTACGAAATCTGCCTCAGGAAGAGGTATCTTTTTCTTTCAGCGGACTGAAAACAGCGGTGATGGTTTTGCTGGAAAAACAGAAAGAAGTTTCCAAGGAGCAAATCTGTTGGAACTTTCAAAATTCCGCTTTCGATTTGGTGGAAAGAAATCTGAAACGAGCGGTGGCGAAAACTGGAATTCGCAAAGTTTTTGCGGCGGGAGGAGTATTGGCAAATACGACTCTTCAGAATCGATTGCAGGTTTGGGCGAATAAAAATTCCGTGGAACTTTTTACTCCCAAGAAAAAAATTTATTGTACTGATAATGGTGCAATGGTAGCTTCATTGGGATACCATTTGTTCCGAAAAGGTTACAGAAAAGGTGTCGATTTTACGGTCAATCCATCCAGACAGGAGATTTTTTCATGA
- a CDS encoding DNA-methyltransferase produces MNPTTHRIQVRDSRQTFPLKSESVDLVLTSPPYPMIEMWDELFFGFSKEIRESFPIDPNLSYEKIHIELDKVWKESFRVLKNGGFLVINIGDATRNTFAGFQIYMNHARILQGCNSIGFQSLPGILWRKQTNSPNKFMGSGMLPAGAYVTLEHEHILIFRKNNKRKFATKAEQFSRAQSAFFWEERNLWFTDLWDFKGKKQSLNPLLAGRERSAAYPLELANRIILMYSLKGDVVLDPFLGTGTTTLAAIGNCRNSIGFDLNPGLFQTQFENLSSLGESLNRIVEKRKHDHDLFVQTRQNEGKPLLYFNQNLQTPVVTKQEKFLSLEKIARLFRNSDEEIVVEYSPLLQTSQLEPAPVV; encoded by the coding sequence ATGAACCCAACAACTCACAGGATTCAAGTTCGAGATTCGAGACAAACATTTCCACTCAAATCGGAATCCGTGGATTTGGTTCTTACCTCGCCTCCTTATCCGATGATCGAAATGTGGGACGAACTTTTTTTTGGCTTTTCAAAAGAAATTCGAGAAAGTTTTCCTATTGATCCCAATCTTTCTTACGAAAAAATCCATATCGAACTCGATAAGGTTTGGAAAGAATCTTTCCGTGTTCTGAAAAACGGAGGTTTTCTCGTAATCAATATCGGAGATGCAACGAGAAACACCTTCGCAGGTTTTCAGATTTATATGAATCATGCGAGAATTCTACAAGGATGTAACTCGATTGGTTTTCAAAGTCTTCCAGGAATCCTTTGGAGAAAACAAACGAACTCCCCCAACAAGTTTATGGGTTCCGGAATGCTTCCGGCGGGTGCGTACGTGACATTAGAACATGAGCATATTTTAATATTTAGAAAAAATAATAAAAGAAAGTTCGCGACTAAAGCCGAACAATTCTCCCGTGCGCAAAGCGCGTTTTTTTGGGAAGAACGCAATTTGTGGTTTACCGACCTTTGGGATTTCAAGGGAAAAAAGCAGAGTCTGAACCCACTTCTTGCAGGAAGAGAAAGAAGTGCAGCATATCCTTTGGAGCTTGCAAACAGAATTATACTGATGTATTCCTTAAAAGGGGATGTCGTTTTGGATCCTTTTTTAGGAACTGGGACGACCACTTTGGCGGCGATCGGGAACTGTAGGAATTCGATCGGATTTGATTTGAATCCGGGTTTATTCCAAACTCAGTTCGAAAACTTGTCTTCTCTCGGCGAAAGTCTCAATCGAATTGTCGAAAAACGTAAACACGATCACGATCTTTTCGTACAAACCAGGCAAAACGAAGGAAAACCTCTTCTTTATTTCAATCAAAATTTGCAAACTCCCGTTGTAACCAAACAAGAAAAATTTCTGAGCTTAGAAAAAATTGCCCGACTTTTTCGTAACTCGGATGAAGAAATCGTAGTCGAGTATTCCCCTCTGCTTCAAACGTCGCAACTCGAACCGGCTCCTGTCGTATAA
- a CDS encoding LA_1448 family UV-C exposure upregulated protein, with product MFSRIFFLFIILLFIVQCSPLKKEITEGDLKRVLERVSIARINANLKSSSEKSAPNDLTFFLEACSVYRFDPDSVLKSLKLKSPVLYEALIEEYEK from the coding sequence GTGTTTTCACGAATTTTTTTCCTTTTTATCATCCTTCTTTTTATTGTTCAATGCAGCCCTCTTAAAAAAGAAATCACCGAAGGTGATTTAAAGAGGGTTCTGGAAAGAGTTAGTATCGCACGAATCAACGCGAATCTCAAATCATCTTCCGAAAAATCTGCACCTAACGATCTCACGTTTTTTTTGGAAGCTTGTTCTGTGTACCGATTCGATCCGGATAGCGTATTAAAAAGTTTAAAATTGAAAAGCCCCGTTTTATATGAGGCATTGATCGAAGAATATGAAAAATAA
- a CDS encoding DUF4395 domain-containing protein, whose amino-acid sequence MIQVGKFPDSVNEYAARSVAGLVFFLTIATLLTQSIWLNLALLYGFTARVLYGPKFSLFARLAIHGIVPLLKLGNKTVAGPPKRFAQGVGFLFSLTSLILLVQGQILAFQITLGILVFFAALESFVGFCAGCFVFGYLMQWGIIPQEVCERCNRLTFTSKEPNAH is encoded by the coding sequence ATGATTCAAGTCGGCAAATTTCCGGATTCAGTCAATGAGTACGCCGCAAGATCGGTGGCTGGACTCGTTTTTTTTCTCACGATTGCAACCTTGCTAACTCAATCAATTTGGCTGAATCTAGCCTTACTCTACGGATTTACGGCTCGGGTTTTATACGGACCAAAGTTTTCCCTCTTTGCGAGACTTGCAATTCACGGAATCGTTCCTCTACTAAAACTGGGAAATAAAACCGTGGCAGGGCCGCCGAAACGATTTGCTCAAGGAGTAGGGTTTTTATTTAGCTTAACTTCTTTGATACTTCTGGTACAAGGGCAGATTTTAGCATTTCAAATCACGTTGGGAATCCTCGTATTTTTTGCGGCTTTGGAATCCTTCGTGGGTTTTTGCGCCGGATGTTTCGTATTTGGCTATCTGATGCAATGGGGAATTATTCCGCAAGAAGTCTGTGAGAGATGCAATCGTCTTACATTTACCTCAAAAGAACCGAACGCTCATTGA
- the ruvA gene encoding Holliday junction branch migration protein RuvA, whose protein sequence is MISGLKGTLKKLEVGFAHIETGAITYEVTISFKTYLELKSLPSHNEIQFQIFHAMSERGQKLFGFLTEQDKEFFKVIKGLQGIGELTALKILSFFSAEELYRIAQSGEAKELEKIPKVKGKTSEKIFFEVKQNLKKLELFLSGTSKESSIALSSFSQTPEEAAISRKREIAILGLVQLGFEEKTASKEVDKILKSSSSADPGEIIREILKSL, encoded by the coding sequence ATGATTTCAGGTTTGAAAGGAACTCTTAAAAAATTAGAAGTCGGATTTGCACACATTGAGACCGGCGCAATCACTTACGAAGTAACGATCTCTTTCAAAACCTATCTGGAACTCAAAAGTCTTCCATCCCACAACGAAATTCAATTTCAAATTTTTCACGCAATGAGTGAAAGAGGCCAGAAACTCTTCGGATTTTTAACCGAACAAGACAAAGAATTTTTCAAGGTCATCAAAGGACTTCAAGGAATCGGAGAATTGACAGCCCTCAAAATTCTTTCTTTTTTTTCAGCGGAAGAACTTTATAGAATCGCTCAATCTGGAGAAGCCAAAGAACTCGAAAAAATTCCAAAGGTAAAAGGTAAAACCTCGGAAAAGATTTTTTTTGAAGTAAAACAAAATCTTAAAAAGCTGGAACTCTTTTTATCAGGTACTTCAAAAGAATCCTCGATCGCTCTTTCCTCTTTTTCGCAAACACCGGAAGAAGCCGCCATTTCGAGGAAGAGAGAGATCGCGATTTTGGGTTTGGTTCAGCTAGGTTTCGAAGAAAAAACCGCCAGCAAAGAAGTAGATAAAATTCTCAAAAGCTCTTCATCAGCCGACCCTGGAGAAATCATCCGTGAAATTTTAAAAAGTTTGTGA
- a CDS encoding DUF4256 domain-containing protein has product MNNINSNQLSLEQSRELFKTLEARFEKNMNRHKGFDWVKIQTKLETNAKKLWSLNEMERTGGEPDVVGYDKKTGEYIFYDCSAESPKGRRSVCYDGKALESRKEHKPKDNAIDMASNMGIELLTEEQYRDLQKLGKFDTKTSSWVKTPSDIRRLGGAIFADFRYGHVFVYHNSAESYYAVRAFRGSLKI; this is encoded by the coding sequence ATGAATAACATTAATAGCAATCAGTTGTCATTAGAGCAAAGCCGAGAACTATTTAAAACATTGGAAGCCCGTTTTGAGAAAAATATGAATCGCCATAAAGGATTTGATTGGGTTAAAATACAAACAAAACTGGAAACCAATGCTAAAAAACTGTGGTCTCTCAATGAAATGGAAAGAACAGGCGGCGAGCCGGATGTTGTGGGCTACGATAAAAAAACGGGCGAATATATTTTTTATGATTGTTCAGCGGAAAGTCCTAAAGGTCGCAGAAGTGTTTGTTACGACGGCAAAGCGTTGGAATCAAGGAAAGAACATAAGCCCAAAGATAACGCTATTGATATGGCTTCTAACATGGGTATTGAACTTTTAACAGAAGAACAGTATCGAGATTTACAGAAGCTTGGAAAGTTCGATACGAAAACGTCGAGTTGGGTGAAAACGCCTTCTGATATTAGAAGGCTTGGCGGGGCTATCTTTGCCGATTTCCGTTACGGACACGTTTTCGTGTATCACAACAGTGCAGAATCTTACTATGCCGTCAGAGCGTTTCGTGGTTCGCTCAAGATCTAA
- a CDS encoding S41 family peptidase: MKNKERMVWIGIVSFLSFALIFPIGTVKGISKTGESYLQIFHEVLSTIHSDYVESVDEEKLYQGAIRGLISSLGDPHSRFMDKDDFSQLQEETRGSFGGLGMEVSFADGAIVVISPIEDTPAMKAGILPQDRIIEIDGKNTHDLSLSDSIKLMRGKVGTSVSIKLERKNQKEPILLTLVREMIKIRYVRSFFLEKEKLGYIKLNQFMGKDNTLSEFKKELNSLKEKGAEGLILDLRMNPGGLLDLAIALSDLFLKPDLDIVSVRGRGGELVRVFRSTAANDKITNIPLVVLINEGSASASEIFAGAVQDHGRGKILGTVSFGKGSVQNIYPLSHNTGIALTIQKYYTPSGKSIHGKGIQPDVVVKSIEPTEDDRFYIRKMAEKKMLENFLAKNPNYSEANLALFEKYLAEKGIRLSTDVARFLYKSRIRQEGQNVIPDLELDPQLRKAIEILSISKDGEKKS; the protein is encoded by the coding sequence ATGAAAAATAAAGAAAGAATGGTCTGGATCGGAATTGTTTCCTTTCTCAGTTTCGCGCTTATTTTCCCTATTGGAACCGTAAAAGGGATTTCCAAAACCGGAGAATCTTATCTTCAAATTTTTCATGAGGTATTGTCAACCATTCATTCTGATTATGTGGAATCCGTGGATGAGGAAAAACTCTACCAAGGAGCCATTCGAGGGCTTATCTCTTCTCTTGGAGATCCTCACTCCCGTTTTATGGACAAGGACGATTTTTCCCAACTCCAAGAGGAAACTCGGGGGAGTTTCGGCGGGCTGGGGATGGAGGTTTCTTTTGCAGACGGAGCCATTGTAGTTATTTCCCCGATTGAAGACACACCCGCGATGAAAGCGGGAATTCTCCCCCAGGATAGAATCATAGAAATCGATGGGAAGAACACCCATGATCTTTCTCTTTCCGATTCCATCAAATTGATGAGAGGGAAAGTAGGAACATCCGTTTCGATTAAACTCGAAAGAAAAAATCAGAAAGAACCCATTCTTCTGACTTTAGTTAGAGAAATGATCAAGATCCGTTATGTTCGATCTTTTTTCTTGGAAAAAGAAAAACTGGGTTATATCAAACTCAATCAGTTTATGGGAAAAGATAATACGCTTTCCGAGTTTAAGAAGGAGCTGAATTCTCTCAAAGAAAAAGGCGCTGAAGGACTAATTCTGGATTTAAGAATGAATCCGGGCGGACTCTTGGATCTTGCAATTGCTCTTTCTGACTTATTCTTAAAACCGGATTTAGATATTGTATCTGTGCGAGGAAGAGGAGGGGAGCTTGTTCGAGTTTTTCGTTCGACAGCGGCAAATGATAAGATTACAAATATACCATTAGTCGTTCTCATCAACGAAGGTTCCGCGAGCGCTTCCGAAATTTTTGCGGGGGCTGTGCAGGATCATGGTAGGGGGAAAATCCTTGGGACGGTTTCTTTCGGAAAAGGTTCCGTTCAAAATATCTATCCTCTTTCGCATAACACTGGAATTGCGCTTACGATCCAGAAGTATTATACTCCGAGCGGAAAGTCAATTCATGGAAAAGGAATACAACCTGACGTGGTCGTAAAATCCATCGAGCCGACCGAAGACGATCGTTTTTATATTCGCAAAATGGCCGAGAAGAAAATGCTCGAAAACTTTCTTGCAAAAAATCCAAATTACTCCGAAGCAAATCTCGCTCTTTTCGAAAAGTATCTTGCGGAAAAAGGAATCAGACTTTCCACAGATGTCGCTAGGTTCTTATACAAGAGTAGAATCCGTCAAGAAGGACAGAACGTGATTCCTGATTTGGAACTTGATCCACAACTTCGTAAAGCGATCGAAATTCTCAGTATTTCTAAAGACGGGGAAAAAAAATCTTAA
- the lexA gene encoding transcriptional repressor LexA — protein MKDLTDKQQAVLTFIAAIIKERGFPPTIREIGDEFGITAKGAYDHLKAIEKKGYLKTAKNQSRAIELIRQSPMESIPVQATSIPVIGRVAAGLPIFADENIESYIPVPDEMAKGNVPMYALRVQGDSMIEVGIDNGDIAIIEKRDIARNGEIVVALIEDEATLKVYYKEQDQIRLEARNPKYKPIKTKKAIVIGKLVGLYRIY, from the coding sequence ATGAAAGATTTGACAGACAAGCAACAGGCTGTCCTTACGTTCATCGCCGCAATCATTAAGGAACGTGGTTTTCCTCCTACGATTCGAGAGATCGGAGACGAATTTGGAATTACAGCAAAGGGCGCTTATGATCATCTCAAAGCGATTGAAAAAAAAGGGTATCTCAAGACCGCTAAGAACCAATCCAGGGCCATAGAGCTGATTCGCCAGAGTCCGATGGAATCGATTCCCGTTCAGGCTACGAGTATTCCGGTAATTGGAAGGGTTGCGGCTGGTCTTCCGATCTTTGCGGACGAGAACATAGAATCGTATATCCCTGTTCCGGATGAGATGGCAAAGGGAAATGTTCCTATGTATGCTCTGCGAGTTCAGGGAGATTCCATGATTGAAGTCGGAATCGACAATGGAGATATCGCAATCATTGAAAAGAGAGACATTGCTCGAAATGGAGAAATTGTAGTCGCTCTAATCGAAGACGAGGCAACTTTGAAAGTATATTACAAAGAGCAGGATCAGATTCGTCTTGAGGCGAGAAATCCGAAATACAAACCAATCAAGACTAAGAAAGCGATCGTGATCGGAAAGCTAGTTGGTTTGTATCGAATTTACTGA
- a CDS encoding bactofilin family protein, with product MNDEQIDTIIGDDIHFRGKLKFSNSLKIKGNFKGTIETTGKLVVGDTGEVEADIQTGMLEVEGNLKGNVSANEKVAIRKTGKVIGDIRTPDLEIESGAKFSGNSAM from the coding sequence ATGAACGACGAACAGATCGATACAATTATCGGAGACGATATCCATTTCCGGGGAAAACTAAAATTCAGCAATTCCCTGAAAATCAAGGGTAACTTCAAAGGAACCATCGAAACTACGGGAAAACTCGTGGTGGGAGACACCGGAGAAGTAGAAGCGGACATTCAAACCGGAATGCTGGAAGTGGAAGGAAATCTGAAAGGAAATGTTTCCGCAAACGAGAAGGTAGCGATTCGAAAAACCGGTAAAGTAATTGGTGATATCCGCACGCCCGATTTAGAGATCGAATCCGGGGCGAAATTCAGCGGAAATAGCGCTATGTAA